In Anaerobaca lacustris, a single genomic region encodes these proteins:
- a CDS encoding tetratricopeptide repeat protein, with protein MRIRAAIILLLVAVGLSGAKGSYGTDETGSSGSREELYALLNEANAAFQQANMAANAPGRAAELYGKAILLYEKIIEQGNVRNAKLYYNLGNAYFLADDIGRAILNYRRALQLDSGDVNVRNNLTFARSRRIDKVSHRTETRVLETLFFWHYDFSLRTRLFLACLSFAGLCLGATAIVWRGRGPVSSAVVVLSGLLWLCLLVSVVVESRERSTRLEGVVTAPQIVARQGDGPNYAPSFKDPLHAGTEFDLIDHRPGWFHIQLADGSKAWVPNTAAEIVQR; from the coding sequence ATGAGAATTCGCGCGGCGATCATCTTGTTGTTGGTGGCTGTCGGGCTCTCCGGAGCGAAAGGGTCGTACGGGACGGACGAGACGGGCAGCAGCGGATCGCGAGAGGAACTCTACGCGCTGCTGAATGAGGCGAATGCGGCGTTCCAGCAGGCCAATATGGCGGCGAACGCCCCGGGCCGGGCCGCCGAACTCTACGGCAAGGCCATCCTTCTTTATGAGAAGATCATCGAGCAGGGAAACGTGCGCAACGCCAAACTCTACTACAACCTCGGCAACGCCTATTTCCTGGCCGATGATATCGGACGGGCGATCCTGAACTATCGACGCGCTCTGCAGCTCGACAGCGGCGATGTGAACGTCCGCAACAACCTCACCTTCGCGCGAAGCCGGCGAATCGACAAGGTTTCTCATCGGACGGAGACGCGCGTGCTGGAGACCCTGTTCTTCTGGCACTATGACTTCTCGCTTCGAACGAGGCTTTTCCTGGCCTGTCTGTCTTTTGCCGGCCTGTGCCTCGGCGCGACGGCGATCGTCTGGCGGGGGCGCGGTCCGGTAAGTTCGGCGGTTGTGGTGTTGAGCGGGCTCTTGTGGCTTTGCTTGCTCGTATCGGTCGTCGTCGAGAGCCGCGAGCGGTCCACGCGTCTTGAGGGTGTGGTCACCGCGCCCCAGATCGTGGCCCGGCAGGGCGACGGGCCGAACTACGCGCCGAGCTTCAAGGACCCGCTGCACGCCGGAACGGAATTCGACCTGATCGATCATCGACCGGGTTGGTTCCATATCCAGTTGGCCGACGGCAGCAAGGCGTGGGTCCCCAATACCGCCGCCGAGATCGTTCAGCGTTGA
- a CDS encoding BatD family protein: MRDLVWTITFAAILLPAGVAAGQARTRVYAKVESDMTIYPGQMFTYSVVVEGGKPSKIDISPIARFNPQRAGSGSSIQTVGDRTTISYSENYAIVAGQPGTMVLPGVTVVVDDQTYTTNAVEVTVSAPGTTDRLALEVDVSETTCYVGQPVVMTVRWIVQAQVKDVAFDVPVFKSDDFFIEDLPDAAGAYARTEATIHGVPVVVSENREMVKGMEAAIISFRKVLIPKRPGRITLEPVTVSTSMATGRVRTSDLFNPMRVTYERFAVQSEAVTLDVRALPETGRPKGFYGLVGRYTISASATPTEVSVGDPITLTIRIGGNPYLKPVQWPDLEGVPELVDNFRIPAEKASPLVENGQKVFTQTLRAGNDRVTEIPPIPLAYFDPDAGDYVVARTRPIPLEVAPAKVLTGADVEGLGPTSVSRQVQALREGFSANYYGSEVLVDQTFSPLAALVSPGYAAIWALPLFALAGSVVFRLATRTSPEAVARKRRRQACSVAVRRLGEVASAEANQRHDLLIAALRGYVGDRFDRTAGSLTAADCFGIVREATGDADLAERLRAKVSESEAARYASIHAQVDATQVEEAIALVRQVEEKAKR; this comes from the coding sequence ATGAGAGACCTCGTCTGGACCATCACGTTCGCAGCAATCCTCCTGCCGGCCGGCGTCGCGGCCGGTCAGGCGCGGACGCGGGTCTATGCCAAGGTCGAGTCCGATATGACGATCTATCCGGGCCAGATGTTCACCTACTCGGTGGTGGTCGAAGGGGGCAAGCCGAGCAAGATCGATATCTCGCCGATCGCCCGATTCAATCCGCAACGGGCCGGCAGCGGAAGCTCGATCCAGACCGTCGGCGACCGGACGACGATCAGCTATTCGGAGAATTACGCCATCGTTGCGGGTCAGCCCGGCACGATGGTTCTGCCCGGCGTGACTGTGGTTGTAGACGACCAGACGTACACGACCAACGCGGTGGAGGTGACGGTCTCGGCGCCCGGCACGACCGACCGCCTGGCGCTGGAGGTGGATGTCTCGGAGACGACCTGCTACGTCGGCCAGCCGGTAGTGATGACGGTCCGCTGGATTGTCCAGGCCCAGGTCAAAGATGTGGCGTTCGACGTGCCCGTCTTCAAGAGCGACGATTTCTTCATCGAGGACCTGCCGGACGCGGCGGGCGCTTATGCCAGGACGGAGGCCACCATCCACGGTGTCCCCGTGGTGGTCTCTGAGAATCGCGAGATGGTCAAGGGCATGGAGGCGGCGATCATTTCCTTCCGCAAGGTCCTGATCCCCAAGCGTCCCGGCCGGATCACGCTCGAACCGGTGACGGTCTCGACGAGCATGGCGACCGGACGTGTCCGGACGAGCGACTTGTTCAATCCAATGCGCGTGACCTACGAGCGTTTTGCCGTGCAGTCCGAAGCGGTGACGCTGGACGTGCGGGCCTTGCCGGAAACGGGCCGGCCCAAGGGGTTCTACGGTCTGGTCGGTCGCTATACAATCTCCGCCTCGGCCACGCCGACCGAGGTCAGCGTGGGCGACCCGATCACTTTGACCATCCGGATCGGCGGCAATCCGTATCTCAAACCGGTTCAGTGGCCCGACCTGGAAGGGGTGCCCGAACTGGTGGATAACTTCAGGATCCCGGCCGAGAAGGCCTCGCCCCTCGTCGAGAATGGGCAAAAGGTCTTCACGCAGACGCTGCGGGCCGGCAACGACCGTGTGACGGAGATCCCGCCCATCCCTCTGGCCTATTTCGATCCGGACGCCGGCGATTATGTCGTCGCCCGGACCAGGCCGATTCCGCTGGAGGTCGCGCCGGCCAAAGTGCTGACCGGGGCCGACGTCGAGGGACTCGGTCCTACGTCTGTCAGCCGGCAGGTCCAGGCATTGCGAGAGGGATTCAGCGCCAACTACTATGGCTCCGAGGTCCTGGTCGATCAGACCTTCTCGCCCTTGGCGGCGCTGGTCAGTCCGGGCTACGCCGCGATCTGGGCGCTGCCGTTGTTCGCTCTGGCGGGCAGCGTCGTGTTCCGTCTGGCGACGCGAACCAGTCCGGAGGCGGTGGCGCGAAAGCGCCGGCGACAGGCGTGCTCGGTGGCCGTACGCCGGCTCGGTGAGGTGGCTTCGGCCGAGGCGAATCAGCGGCACGACCTGTTGATCGCTGCCCTGAGGGGCTATGTGGGCGACCGTTTCGACCGGACGGCCGGCTCACTGACCGCCGCCGACTGCTTTGGCATCGTGCGGGAGGCCACCGGCGATGCGGACCTTGCCGAGCGACTTCGGGCGAAGGTCTCCGAGTCGGAGGCGGCCCGCTACGCGTCGATCCACGCGCAGGTGGATGCGACGCAGGTCGAAGAAGCGATCGCGCTGGTGCGGCAGGTGGAGGAGAAGGCGAAACGATGA
- a CDS encoding VWA domain-containing protein — MSDVQNMNLGNDKALWLLFLVPAVLAPVYAWCFWRKAQALRALASHEMLARINNTVSLPKQVFKAFLLVLAFVLIVLALTEPKWNPQPQQIRRQGRDVAILLDTSRSMLAEDIKPNRLERSKIAISDLLEVLKGDRVAIVTFAGNATVKCPLTQDYAFVRMVLADISTESTSRGGTMIGDAIRKAVDEVFDRQSREYKDLILITDGEDHDSFPVEAAQKAAEEGIRIIAIGLGDDNTGSRIPITGPDGQTTFLKYQGQEVWSRLDSDTLREVAYATEGGKYLSVEPGTTMDLGQIYDNLIASAAKRELESVTMMKYDEKFQIFVAFAIGLLICEALLSERKKAPSV; from the coding sequence TTGAGTGACGTTCAGAACATGAATCTGGGAAATGACAAGGCGTTGTGGTTGCTCTTCCTCGTGCCGGCGGTGCTGGCGCCGGTCTATGCGTGGTGCTTCTGGCGCAAGGCCCAGGCGCTGCGGGCGCTGGCCAGTCACGAGATGCTCGCCCGGATCAACAACACGGTCAGCCTGCCCAAACAGGTGTTCAAGGCCTTCCTGCTGGTGCTGGCGTTTGTGCTGATCGTGCTGGCGCTGACCGAGCCGAAGTGGAACCCGCAGCCGCAGCAGATTCGGCGCCAGGGTCGCGACGTGGCCATCCTGCTCGACACGAGCCGGTCCATGCTGGCCGAGGACATCAAGCCCAATCGTCTGGAGCGATCCAAGATCGCCATCTCCGATTTGCTGGAGGTGCTCAAGGGCGACCGCGTCGCGATCGTGACGTTTGCCGGCAATGCGACGGTCAAGTGTCCGCTGACACAGGACTATGCGTTCGTGCGGATGGTCCTGGCGGACATCTCGACCGAGAGCACCAGCCGGGGCGGAACGATGATCGGCGACGCGATTCGCAAGGCCGTCGACGAGGTCTTCGACAGGCAGAGTCGTGAGTACAAGGACCTGATTCTGATCACCGACGGCGAGGACCACGACAGCTTTCCCGTCGAGGCGGCGCAGAAGGCGGCCGAGGAGGGCATCCGGATCATCGCCATCGGCCTGGGCGACGACAACACGGGATCGCGCATCCCCATCACCGGGCCGGACGGGCAGACCACGTTCCTGAAGTATCAGGGCCAGGAGGTCTGGTCAAGGCTCGACAGCGACACGCTGCGCGAGGTGGCCTATGCCACGGAAGGGGGCAAGTACCTCTCGGTCGAGCCGGGCACGACGATGGACCTGGGACAGATTTACGACAACCTGATCGCTTCAGCGGCCAAACGTGAGCTGGAGTCGGTGACAATGATGAAATACGACGAGAAATTCCAGATCTTCGTGGCGTTTGCCATCGGACTGTTGATTTGCGAGGCCCTGCTCAGTGAACGCAAGAAAGCGCCCAGTGTGTAG
- a CDS encoding VWA domain-containing protein: MQWYTPWAFLLFLTLPVVGWAMLRRKRAAAVKFPSLIDMQACPVSWRLRLRPVLVAVRLLCLALLILALARPRKGTVLSELSTEGVAIQAVVDRSGSMAAEMDYDGQKFDRLEVVKRVLADFVEGDRKGLGGRTGDLIGLITFARYADTVCPLVLSHSILSEFLRTTEIVSIRSEDGTAIGDAIALAAARLKTAEEELRRRNAQLGFGDAQSPENKRGGFEIKSKVIILLTDGRNNMGDYEPLAAAELAAQWGITIYTIGIGSAQSFATVQTMLGTFRMPTRDDLDEGLLEEIAKKTGGFYSRATDAESLRDIVRRIDALEKTEMKSVQYTQYAERFGRWTLPALLLLGLEMVAGCTIFRKIP; this comes from the coding sequence ATGCAGTGGTACACGCCGTGGGCTTTTCTGTTGTTTCTTACGCTGCCCGTTGTGGGCTGGGCGATGCTGCGCCGAAAGCGCGCGGCGGCGGTGAAGTTCCCCAGCCTGATCGATATGCAGGCCTGTCCCGTCTCCTGGCGGCTTCGTTTGCGACCGGTTCTGGTGGCGGTCCGGCTGCTGTGTCTGGCCTTGCTGATCCTCGCGCTGGCCCGGCCGCGAAAGGGGACGGTCCTCTCGGAGCTGTCGACCGAAGGTGTGGCCATCCAGGCCGTCGTCGATCGCTCGGGCAGTATGGCCGCCGAGATGGACTACGACGGCCAGAAGTTCGACCGCCTGGAGGTGGTCAAGCGCGTTCTTGCCGATTTCGTCGAGGGCGACCGGAAGGGCCTCGGCGGTCGGACGGGCGACCTGATCGGACTGATCACTTTCGCGCGGTACGCCGACACGGTCTGTCCTCTGGTGCTTAGCCACAGCATTCTTTCGGAGTTTCTGCGGACCACCGAGATCGTGAGCATTCGCAGCGAGGACGGCACCGCGATCGGCGACGCGATCGCCCTGGCGGCGGCCCGGCTGAAGACGGCCGAAGAGGAGCTGCGTCGCCGCAATGCGCAGTTGGGTTTCGGCGATGCGCAGTCGCCCGAGAACAAGCGGGGCGGCTTCGAGATCAAGAGCAAGGTGATCATCCTGCTGACCGACGGTCGCAACAACATGGGCGATTACGAGCCGCTGGCGGCCGCCGAGTTGGCCGCCCAGTGGGGCATCACGATTTATACGATCGGGATCGGCTCGGCCCAGTCCTTCGCGACGGTCCAGACGATGCTCGGGACGTTCCGCATGCCGACGCGGGATGACCTGGACGAAGGGCTACTCGAGGAGATCGCCAAGAAGACCGGCGGGTTCTACAGCCGGGCGACCGACGCCGAATCGTTGCGTGACATCGTCCGGCGGATCGACGCCCTGGAGAAGACGGAGATGAAGTCGGTGCAGTACACGCAGTACGCCGAACGCTTCGGACGCTGGACGCTGCCGGCGCTGCTGCTGCTGGGCCTGGAGATGGTGGCCGGCTGCACGATCTTTCGAAAGATACCATAG
- a CDS encoding peptidylprolyl isomerase, which translates to MTEKLDFSLPEKKGNGSVGQTLMVLLLVALTALMAANLAVTVRNAKPERKQGGQGLSSEQVRQLAAKLGQRGLHLEAAGIWRDYAASPELAAAERAKALFQAGVSLEKAGQYAQAVEQYYRSELAAPLDELAGQINTHVKQCFESLGKFAALRYELMDRTSLNPAEAAGGKIVAEIGPEKITEAALDAMIERSIENQLVSVKAFLSPEQAGEQKKRLLEQSRTPQARQQFLQSWLAQEILYRQALDEGLADKAETKQVLADVTRSVLSQQLMDQKLASRVNLTETDLRTFYSANKDQYIEPARAKIRHIRVTEEDRAAELLKRLGDGEEFAALAGEFSEDEATKATGGAIAEEVLQGTYVPGIGDAEEINKAIFATNAPAVLEQAFHTDRGWEIVQVQEKRPERQKGFDEVRQQVTQELLRRKQQEVQQDYIKEMMDRHNVIVHTSVLAPPMDFQEPSTQR; encoded by the coding sequence ATGACAGAGAAACTCGATTTTTCACTTCCCGAGAAGAAGGGCAATGGCTCGGTGGGCCAGACCCTGATGGTCCTGCTTCTGGTGGCGTTGACGGCGCTGATGGCGGCCAATCTCGCCGTGACGGTTCGGAATGCAAAGCCGGAGAGGAAGCAGGGGGGCCAGGGGCTTTCGTCGGAGCAGGTCAGGCAATTGGCGGCCAAGCTGGGCCAGCGCGGCTTGCATCTGGAGGCGGCAGGAATCTGGCGCGACTACGCCGCGTCGCCCGAACTGGCGGCGGCCGAGCGGGCCAAGGCGCTGTTCCAGGCCGGCGTGTCGCTGGAGAAAGCCGGACAATACGCCCAGGCCGTCGAGCAATACTACCGAAGCGAGCTGGCGGCCCCGCTCGATGAACTTGCCGGGCAGATCAACACCCATGTCAAGCAGTGCTTCGAATCGCTGGGCAAGTTCGCGGCGTTGCGCTACGAGTTGATGGATCGAACCAGTCTGAACCCTGCCGAGGCAGCGGGGGGGAAGATCGTTGCCGAGATCGGGCCCGAGAAGATCACCGAGGCCGCTCTCGATGCGATGATCGAACGCAGCATCGAGAACCAACTGGTGTCCGTGAAGGCGTTCCTGTCGCCCGAGCAGGCCGGCGAGCAGAAGAAGCGTCTGCTGGAACAATCTCGCACGCCCCAGGCCCGACAGCAGTTTCTCCAAAGCTGGTTGGCCCAGGAGATCCTGTACCGTCAGGCGCTGGACGAAGGACTGGCCGACAAGGCCGAGACGAAGCAGGTGCTGGCGGATGTGACACGAAGTGTGTTGAGTCAGCAGTTGATGGACCAGAAGCTGGCGTCGCGGGTCAACCTTACAGAGACCGATCTGCGGACGTTCTACTCGGCGAACAAGGACCAGTATATCGAGCCGGCGCGGGCGAAGATCCGCCACATCCGTGTGACCGAGGAGGACCGCGCCGCCGAATTGCTCAAACGCCTGGGCGACGGCGAGGAGTTCGCCGCACTGGCCGGAGAGTTCTCGGAGGATGAGGCCACCAAGGCTACCGGTGGTGCAATTGCCGAAGAGGTCCTCCAAGGCACCTATGTGCCGGGGATCGGCGACGCTGAGGAGATCAACAAGGCGATCTTTGCGACCAATGCTCCGGCGGTATTGGAGCAGGCGTTTCATACCGACCGGGGCTGGGAGATCGTCCAGGTGCAGGAGAAGCGGCCTGAGCGGCAGAAGGGCTTCGACGAGGTCCGCCAGCAGGTGACGCAGGAGCTGCTGCGCCGCAAGCAGCAGGAGGTCCAGCAGGACTACATCAAGGAGATGATGGACAGGCACAACGTCATCGTTCACACATCGGTCCTGGCGCCGCCGATGGATTTCCAGGAGCCTTCGACGCAGAGATGA
- a CDS encoding DUF58 domain-containing protein, translated as MIPEELIKRIRQIQIYTSRAVDASFAGQYESVFKGRGMQFDEVREYMPGDEIRTIDWNVTARTGRPFIKRFVEEREMTVLFAVDLSASGEFGTVSKLKNELAAEFCAVLAFAAAKNNDKVGLLIFTDRVELFIPPKKGSRHILRLIRELLGFTMPKRRTNIPLALDYIARVVRKRATVFLVSDFIETDFKKPLSLLNKRHDVIAVPVRDRVEIAMPAVGLIEVQDAETGQIMLVDTSSKRFRAQYGDHSSRRFSELKNTLRSINVDLIPIATDKPYINDLIQFFHMRHRRH; from the coding sequence ATGATTCCCGAAGAGCTCATCAAACGAATTCGGCAGATTCAGATCTACACCTCGCGGGCGGTGGACGCCAGCTTTGCAGGCCAGTACGAGAGCGTGTTCAAGGGCCGGGGCATGCAGTTCGACGAGGTCCGCGAATATATGCCCGGCGACGAGATTCGCACGATCGACTGGAACGTCACCGCGCGGACGGGCAGGCCCTTCATCAAGCGATTCGTCGAAGAGCGCGAGATGACGGTGCTGTTCGCGGTGGACCTGAGCGCCTCGGGGGAATTCGGCACCGTCAGCAAGCTCAAGAACGAGCTGGCCGCCGAGTTCTGTGCGGTGCTGGCCTTCGCCGCCGCCAAGAACAACGACAAGGTGGGGCTGCTGATCTTCACCGACCGCGTCGAACTGTTCATCCCGCCCAAGAAGGGCAGCCGGCACATCCTGCGATTGATTCGCGAACTGCTCGGCTTCACGATGCCCAAGCGAAGGACGAACATCCCGCTGGCCCTCGACTATATCGCCAGAGTGGTCCGCAAGCGCGCGACGGTGTTTCTCGTTTCCGACTTCATCGAGACCGACTTCAAGAAGCCGCTGAGTCTGCTGAACAAGCGGCACGATGTGATCGCAGTACCGGTCCGCGACCGCGTCGAGATCGCCATGCCGGCGGTCGGTCTGATCGAGGTCCAGGACGCCGAAACGGGACAGATCATGCTCGTGGACACGTCGAGCAAGCGATTTCGCGCTCAATACGGCGACCACAGCTCTCGCCGGTTCAGCGAGCTGAAGAACACGCTTCGGTCCATCAACGTCGATCTGATTCCGATTGCGACGGACAAGCCGTACATCAACGATTTGATCCAGTTCTTTCACATGCGACATCGCCGGCACTGA
- a CDS encoding AAA family ATPase: MATDVKQIGEMVQARSEFVRTLLAEMDKVIVGQRYMLERMLIGLLANGHILLEGVPGLAKTLAVTVLSKAIDAEFRRIQFTPDLLPADLIGTQIYRQSDGQFYTRKGPIFANIILADEINRAPAKVQSALLESMQERQVSIGEETFALPTPFLVLATQNPIEQEGTYPLPEAQLDRFMLKLKIDYPDKNQERLILDRMAVTDKKLDVRPVIKPSDIAEVRSIIDEIYIDDKVKDYIVDIVCATRDPQKYGLKLANLISYGASPRATIYLAVAAKAHAFIQQRGYVTPQDVKSIGLDVLRHRVIVSYEAEAEDKTSEDVIRTIFDSIEVP, translated from the coding sequence ATGGCGACAGATGTCAAGCAGATCGGCGAGATGGTCCAGGCCCGCAGCGAGTTCGTCCGGACGCTGCTGGCCGAAATGGACAAGGTCATCGTGGGCCAGCGCTACATGCTCGAACGGATGCTGATCGGCCTGCTGGCCAACGGGCACATCCTGCTGGAGGGCGTCCCGGGCCTGGCCAAGACGCTGGCGGTGACGGTGCTGTCCAAGGCGATCGACGCGGAGTTCCGGCGGATTCAGTTCACTCCCGACCTGCTGCCGGCCGATCTTATCGGAACCCAGATCTACCGCCAGAGCGACGGGCAGTTCTACACGCGCAAGGGCCCGATCTTCGCCAACATCATTCTGGCCGACGAGATCAACCGCGCCCCGGCCAAGGTCCAGAGCGCCCTGCTCGAATCCATGCAGGAGCGGCAGGTGTCCATCGGCGAGGAGACCTTCGCGCTGCCCACGCCGTTCCTGGTGCTGGCGACGCAGAACCCGATCGAGCAGGAGGGGACGTATCCCTTGCCCGAGGCGCAATTGGACCGGTTCATGCTGAAACTCAAGATCGATTATCCGGACAAGAATCAGGAGCGTCTGATCCTCGATCGCATGGCCGTGACGGACAAAAAGCTCGACGTTCGCCCGGTGATCAAGCCGTCCGACATTGCCGAGGTCCGCTCGATCATCGACGAGATCTACATCGACGACAAGGTCAAGGACTACATCGTCGATATCGTCTGCGCCACGCGCGATCCGCAGAAGTATGGCCTGAAGCTGGCCAACCTCATCAGCTACGGCGCCTCGCCGAGGGCGACGATTTACCTGGCGGTGGCGGCCAAGGCCCACGCGTTCATCCAGCAACGCGGCTATGTGACGCCCCAGGACGTCAAGAGCATCGGCCTCGACGTGCTGCGGCACCGCGTGATCGTCAGCTACGAAGCCGAGGCCGAAGACAAGACCAGCGAAGACGTCATCCGGACGATCTTCGACAGTATCGAAGTGCCGTAG
- a CDS encoding RNA polymerase sigma factor: MQRDAENEIVEAARKGNTESFGILYTRHYAAMVWLAYSIVLDRNLAEDAAQQAFVKACEKLPGLKRADRFAPWLARICRNEAHQLLRDRRRLQSAASVDTESEAIGRTEGPDLGPVKAAVDALAPMYREIVVLHYYQRMDYRQIAATLGVAGHTVRGRLFRARRKIEQTLRRNGFPER, translated from the coding sequence GTGCAACGGGACGCGGAAAACGAGATCGTGGAGGCAGCCCGCAAGGGCAACACGGAGTCTTTCGGGATTCTGTACACGCGGCACTATGCGGCGATGGTCTGGCTGGCCTATTCGATCGTTCTGGACCGCAACCTGGCCGAGGACGCAGCGCAGCAGGCCTTCGTCAAGGCCTGTGAGAAGCTACCCGGCCTGAAGCGGGCGGATCGGTTCGCTCCCTGGCTGGCAAGGATCTGCCGGAACGAGGCCCACCAACTGCTCCGCGACCGACGCCGGCTCCAGTCCGCCGCCTCGGTCGATACCGAGAGCGAAGCCATCGGCCGCACGGAAGGCCCCGACCTGGGTCCGGTCAAAGCAGCGGTCGATGCTCTGGCCCCGATGTACCGCGAGATCGTCGTGCTGCATTACTACCAGCGCATGGACTACCGGCAAATCGCCGCGACATTGGGCGTCGCCGGCCATACCGTGCGCGGCAGGCTCTTTCGAGCCCGCAGAAAGATCGAACAGACACTCAGACGAAACGGGTTTCCCGAGAGGTAA